One genomic window of Paracoccus alcaliphilus includes the following:
- the ehuC gene encoding ectoine/hydroxyectoine ABC transporter permease subunit EhuC: MHWTDYLAPLMQGAWVTIQLTIISTLLGAVLAFAFGIGKLSPNRLIRAVSVGYIELFRGTSLLVQLFWIYFALPLAGEAFGLDLRIPPLTAGILALGLNIGAYGAEVVRGAIQAVHTGQYEAAQALNFTPRQRLWRIAIPQAIPEMMPSFGNLAVQNLKDTALVSLISLGDMTFRAEQIRNYTQDSTTVYTMLLLMYFGMALVLTAIMRLLEHSVGRWRGARG, from the coding sequence CCATCCAGCTGACCATCATCTCTACCCTGCTGGGCGCCGTGCTGGCCTTCGCCTTCGGCATCGGGAAACTGTCCCCGAACCGGCTGATCCGCGCGGTCTCGGTCGGCTATATCGAGCTGTTTCGCGGAACCTCGCTGCTGGTGCAGCTGTTCTGGATCTATTTCGCGCTGCCGCTGGCTGGCGAGGCCTTCGGGCTGGACCTGCGGATACCGCCACTGACGGCGGGCATATTGGCGCTTGGCCTGAATATCGGCGCCTATGGGGCCGAGGTCGTGCGCGGCGCCATTCAGGCGGTGCATACCGGCCAGTACGAGGCGGCGCAGGCGCTGAATTTCACCCCGCGCCAACGGCTGTGGCGGATCGCCATTCCGCAGGCCATCCCCGAGATGATGCCATCATTCGGCAATCTGGCGGTGCAAAACCTCAAGGATACGGCGCTGGTGTCGCTGATCAGCCTTGGCGACATGACCTTCCGCGCCGAGCAGATCCGCAATTACACGCAGGACAGCACCACCGTCTATACCATGCTGCTGCTGATGTATTTCGGCATGGCGCTGGTCCTGACGGCGATCATGCGGCTGCTGGAACATTCCGTCGGTCGCTGGCGCGGGGCAAGGGGATAG